A region from the Papaver somniferum cultivar HN1 unplaced genomic scaffold, ASM357369v1 unplaced-scaffold_22, whole genome shotgun sequence genome encodes:
- the LOC113340614 gene encoding MLP-like protein 423, translating into MAQIHRLHTQAELKNCSADQVYGFFKNEMTKLPLLLPLIYKDLQILAGDGNSVGSIRLAKIAMGTSQLVSIADKIEAVDDESRSLSFCITDGDLLRMYTKFAYKLTVAPGGDKQRCLAKWSVELSKLSLEK; encoded by the exons ATGGCTCAAATTCACAGACTACATACTCAGGCCGAGTTGAAAAACTGCTCAGCAGACCAAGTTTATGGTTTTTTCAAGAATGAAATGACCAAGCTCCCGCTGCTCCTTCCTCTTATCTACAAGGATCTTCAAATCCTCGCAGGAGATGGAAACAGTGTGGGCAGCATAAGGCTAGCGAAAATCGCTATGG GGACTTCTCAGTTGGTATCCATAGCGGATAAGATTGAAGCCGTGGACGATGAAAGTAGGAGTCTTAGTTTCTGTATCACTGATGGAGATCTCTTGCGTATGTATACGAAGTTTGCCTACAAATTGACTGTAGCGCCAGGAGGTGATAAACAAAGATGTTTAGCGAAATGGTCAGTGGAATTGAGCAAACTATCCTTAGAAAAATGA